From the Eleutherodactylus coqui strain aEleCoq1 chromosome 9, aEleCoq1.hap1, whole genome shotgun sequence genome, the window GAATTTGAacaatagtcgtcccgtgtaaatgtatgcagagaTTGTTTGAGGATTGTTTAGCCGTTCAATTTTGGAAAGCAGAAACCTGACTgactagccgttcagtgtaaacagcagttggtcACTTCtaaatgactgtctgcttacagtgaatgaaggcaggcGGGGGGAGAACGCTCGCCCCCACCTCCATGCCGATAgcactgtgagcgatgccagtgGTACTCGCTCCTGAGTAACAGAACAGAAGCGAGCATCACTGAGACACACTATAGGGCATCGTTggcctgacactcatcccgtgtaaattgGGCTTCaccgccccactgaaaacaatgggcggtgtGTTCCGAGAAACGTGGAGAGAtagggcatgcagcgatttttcccgcaccgattttctcagctgtgtgaagccgacctaagaGACATTTTTCATAGTCCGGTCCTGAAAGTATCAATATTTAGTTTAGAAATAGATAATGCACTAATAACTAGTGAACTTGGAGTCTAATTGCTTTTCACTTACATTTATGGCTTTTCTATGTTCTCAGTAAAACACACTAAACTTGCACTTAAACTGGTTCTTATCTTAAGCAGGCAgctacattgatacattgtagcattcCGCTTCTTGTTGATATAGATTGGGTTCTATAACTGGAGTCAGCATGAGGATGAGACAATACAGCCATTCGTAATTGAGTTGCAGAGTCTATGGCAGTGTATCCCAACTCCATGGCACCCTCACAGATCATGTTTTCGGGATTTCctaagtattgcacaggtgatgtaattattggcaGTGTGTCAGACATTGTCACAGTTATTATTACAGAGAGAATGGGAATAATGATGTAACGAGTAGTTTCAAGTATGCTAAGGCTCGActgagcatcaagttcggacgagcatgctcgctcatctctaatcttcttaCCTTCTTACGCTAGGTTATTGATGCCCCTAAGGAGGTAGTTATGGACATGGCTGCTGAAACATGTGGGTAAAGTTTTCTAGGAGGGTTTTTTCCAGCAAGGCTAGTTCAATAGCGATTAACACAATGGCTGGAGTAGTGGGTTTATTTGCATGGGGTATGGACTTTTAAGCATTGTATCTACCTAGTACAATATGAGATGAGGATGAGGGCTTTTTAGTATGAGCAGAGAGGAAACTAGGTGTGCTGCTTGTATAACAAAAGGATAAGTTCTGTTACTGATATGCTCTCCTATCTCATTAGTACACCTCCATGCGGTGAATGTATGATTGGGGTCTCCTCATgtcaatgaggtttttttttatatcttttgaaATTTATGCTAGTATAGTCATTAGCTCTCCTTTTTTAGGTGTATGCTAATAGAAGTTATGTTTTAGTATttcatttccatcagtgaatAATTATGCTTTAATAGGAGAAGTGTATCTTTTTCTGTGACTTTGTTCTCATTTCAAATTAGGTTTATCTTCcgaaatttacaaactttcagctgtttgcaaaaaaaaaaaaattaaatctgaaCAATTTTAATAGccaaacacaactaatataacaagtgatttctctaaattcaacacaaaataccaCTTTCAATGACTACTGCGTTCTCATCATTATTGAACCCCCCGCATacaatccctcataagagcacataTTTACAGATCAGATGTTGTCACAACCACACCTGATGccactaatcaagggctttattagtTGTATCATGTGTGCTTGATATAAACTACTTCAAgtacctggactggctagggtTCTGTTGACTGTGAAGCTTGATTGCatgtcaggcctcatgtccacttgcatgcacagaatccactgctgaatcccgcagtgaaatccgtgttTGCCCGCgaccatggagagggaaaatacattatactcacctctccggacgctgcggggctcccctctgtgcaggccggatcttctttcttctggccggcggatgtgcttggcacaatGGCAGCATGTCGCATGCATGTGCAGAgcacaccatttaaaaaaaaaatctcctgctctcccgtgtatccgcggcacagcaggaaaacagctgcggctgtgccgcggatacggacggcttccatagtcttcaatggaagttgtgggagccgtccgtgcaACAGATCCatgggaaaatggagcatgctgtgatttcttcccgtgcTTGCATCCCGCACACCGGGAAGTaatcccatccgcatgcttttagctgccctatggatgctaatgcatccctgtgggcAGCAAGATGctcggatctcccgtgcgggggccACGCGCAGATcttataaataaaatctgcacgtggatattgggcctaagaaatatggctaagtcaagagGGTGGCCTTAAATAGTTAAGAGACAATATCATTGCCTTgtgcaaacaaggaaaaggatacaaaaagatagcaaacaCACTAAATATTTTTAGAGAGATAGCGTTGGAAGCAtagttcacaagttcaaagttaaggGCACACCGGCTACACCACCTGGATGTGGCTGGAAGAGGAAGCCAAGACCAACTGCCACCAGACTCCTGAGAAGGCATGTGGCCCCAAACCCTCAAGTGATTGCAAAAGACTGCAGTGAAATTAAGTGCTAGTAGGCACTGAGGTTTCTGTTTGCACAGTAGGGCACATACTCATCATTGAAGGTCTTCATGCTCATACTCGAAGATGCACAGCTAAAGTGACTCAAATGCACAAGAAAACGTCTCCAATGCTCTCGGGCTGCTATGTTTCCTCTGGTAGTAGAAACCTGCAACGTATGGAGGGAAGACGGATTCAATCAAGTTTCAGGAAATCCTAGAAGCAAAAACAGCATAAGGGTGCTCTACTAAGGTTGAAAAAGGCTGGTTgtacacctgcgttagggtcagttcagggtttccgtcttaCTGCTtcctttttggaggagagaaactgaaatagcttatttccccattgctttcaatgagatttcagaaaaacggaaaggcttcagtttgcttccattttgttagttttttttttgatgGATAAATTGCGCAGCCTGTAGaattttccattaaaaaataaaaacagaacatagtaacatggtatgttaggctgaatgaaggccatgtccatctagttcagcctgttttaaccttgcccttgttggtccagaggaaggcaaaaaaactcaatTAGCTTCTATggaagaaaaattccttcctgactccataatggcagtaatccctggatcaacatttgtgatgaacaaccccactggtcacctaatgtctatatcctgtaatatcatagtgtaatggaaatatttttatggctattttgtagccattaatccttgattctatatgtatatatatatatctgagcaGGCTTTTAATATATCAACTAGGCCCTGCATTCCGAGAACCTAACTCCAGACCTGTTTTACATGTTTTATTGTGGGTAACTAAGAGAATGGTTTTGATGTTTGTTGTAACCACAAATGATACCAAACTGTCTGTTGGTATAGGAGCCTGCCATATACATATCTATTGGTAGACCTTGTCTGACTAGATCGTATCACTCTGTAGAACCTGGCCAAGTCTAGAGTTTGGTAACATCTTTGTTTTATAATGATACAAAGCTTGGGTATGACTAAACAAGTTATAGTGTATAACATAGGACACTAGTTATAATAGATgagaagcatcttgtacctgtaaggAGATGATCTCTTACAGTGTTGGTCCATGAAACCTGTCTGCTCTTCACTGTGGCTTCACCAGTgaaagatgaactccaggcagaagtgtttaaggaaggctcctacttattaacggatgcagtttgtatgttgtaaGTATGTCTTGTAAGTCTcttgtattgtaaagtgtgtttattagagatgagcgaacctactcggccacgccccttttttgcccgagcgccgcgattttcgagtacttccgtactcgggcgaaaagattcggggggcgccgtgggtgagtggggggttgcagcggggagtggggggggggagagggagagagagagggctcccccctgttccctgctgctacccccactccgctaggcctccccccgccccccccgaatcttttcacccgagtatggaagtactcgaaaatcgcggtgctcaatcgagtaattactcgaaacgagtatattcgctcatctctagtgttttatcacttcctatatgtattttacctgtagagTATCATTGTAAACATTGTTTTGTCGTAAtcatttattgatttttattaataaattttgttgtatcaacctatttgtccttctttaaagccgtatccaaacttgttgtttgccagttggcaaaacacATTGCGCTCTaggaaggcatctagtccctcttaaactcttctatcgattttgccatcaccacgtcctcaggcagagagttccatagtctcactgctcttacagtaaagaactcttttCTGTGTttgcgatgaaacctgctttcttctagacgtagtggatgccctcttgttaccgtcacagtcctgggtataaacagatcgtgggagagatccttgtatcgtcccctcatgtatttatacatagatatttggttgccccttagccgtcttttttccagggcaaataatcccagttttgatgcctccctgggtattccagtcctcccattctgtttattaacttagttgcccttctttgaaccccctccagcactgcaacatctttcctgagcaccagtgtccagaactgtgcgcagtactCAATGTGAGGAAtacatttgcggatgcactgcggatttgaaagTTAAAATCAATCagtgaggtggggaaaaggctgggaggtggggttgtggaTTTTTTACATAAGGATGATCCGCGTACAtccgtgggggaaaaaaaacgcaatccacAATCTTccacaagcaatgaaaaattcaatttaaccctttgcaatccaattttggattcagggtttcctaggggtttttctctttctgccattatacaatgctgccacttgctggctagagccagtactgcggtattggacatgctggagaggcccctgacaaaagagcggccagtaatatacagtaagaataccctgccggacatcttccgacatcagaagctgtaccgccttcaatcagaatgtctttagacgtcagacaatggattggaaagggttcatgaTGACTCACAGTGCATCTGCTGCTGAAATCCACATGGAAAATCCACGCTTGCCGTAGACAAGAGGCcttattctgagactgcagtcatcttttaaagtggcattttgtgttgaatttggagaagctaCTTGTTATATTAATCGCGTGCAGCTATCTTTTTTTGAAAATTGAAAAGTTAGTAAATTTGGCCagtaaacctaatttgcagtggAGATGAATGATTTTGAGTGCAACTGTTTATAAAAGTTTACAGCCGCTGTGATGCAATGCGATTGGGAAGTGTCCTAGATTTACACATGCTTTTATGAGGAGTCATCCTAAATTAGAATGCTTGCCAATTACTGGTATGTCTTAAACAACAATGAGGCACTTGTTTCTAAATCTCTGAATTTCCCATATTACGTATGCCATGTCAGATAACCCCACCTATGTAGCACAAGCTAAATACGGAACGTGGAGCAGTGAAGAAGACAAAAGCAGTTTCTTTGTACTCAGAGCACCGGGATAGAATGGTTGGCATGGGCATCTCTGTATGAAGTAGAACAAGACATTACAGGTTAGCATTACATTCTCATTCTATCAACTACTTATCTATAGTCTTGTGATCATTTTCTCTGGACACGCATGGCCAAACTTCTTCATTCACTGCAATGTAATGTTTTATCTGTACTGCTATTCATAAGTTAGCTGTGAGAAGGTTGGGTGTAGAATGGGGTCAACTAAAGCTGTGATCTAATGAGGAGGGCTTGTTCTTGACTTTTTAGAGACAGGTGCCCATGTACTAAACTGACGTTATTTACAATTGATGCTGCTGTGAACACTGCAAGGAGTTTTACTAAGACTAGGACTATGAAGACCGGTCTCTAAAGTAATGCAGCTTGTTATAATGTATATTGAGGAGCGCAGCACACATTGTTATAATAACTGCAGAACTGTGGCATCTGCGCGTACCATACTGTTCACAGCGCAGATGCTGAAAGGagaagtcaatggccacagagctgcaggctgagtgagtggaatgcctgtagggatgctggccAGCTAGAGGCTAATAGGGGGGTTGCTGTTActgctgggactactatgggggtcacttattactactggggtcaatatagggaaaactattactactggggttgctatgggggtcactatttttattgGGGTCAATTATTACTGTtttcactatgggggcactattattactggggtcactattactatagagtcttacaattacaatcagcctttgaaggcaaccataaggcttacctggccctcggtgaaaatgagtttggaaTTCCTGGTTTAAAGGGTATGTGCACTTTTGTAAATATCCTTGATGATGAGGAGGTAGCAAATGGAAAGGAGTAACATGATTGCAAGATCAGACTACAGAGGGActctttgtagtctgtaaccatggatacATATGGGTCTACATGAGGGCTGCAGACacaaaaaagaagaattttttgaTATCAAGGCTTTACTTGCGAAGGTATGCATACCCCATATACAAAATCATCATTTTTAAAATGCACTTTATAGCTTACAAGAGTAATAGCAATTTCTAAAGAAAATAAAGGTTttctggtttcctgctccattcggggagcacaaaaggggaatccctgcggttgaatgggtctgtcttatgacggaaccgaacagcaccgaaCGGACCCTACTGACTATAAGGGCGTcagttcggtttccgctcagctgcccggcaggCAGCACTTTTCCTTCTGGTATTGGCTGCCAGATGTGTGATTAGACCTCCGACACAGATGCGAATGCACCCTAGAATATGCTTGTATGTGGCTGATATATCTtcattttttaacacatttctatCTCTGTACGCAGGTTTTCAAGAATACACAACCATTCAAAAAATGAATAACTCCACTCTAACTCTGAATGCCACTGACCAAGACTATTCTTATAGTGACTATCCAGAAAATGCGTCCCAGCATTTCACTATAGCAGCTGCTATTGCGACAGTTATTTGTCTATTTGGCTTGGCAGGAAATCTTATTGTCTTTTGGTATCTTTCGTTCAAGATCAAGAGGAACAAGTATACCGTTTACATCATCAATCTGTCCGTGGCCGATTCCATCTTCCTATTATTTACCATTCCTGTACTAATAATCTACATTAACACATTAACAGGTACAAATCCTTtgtttgaaggaaaaaaatcctttttgatatttttagaaatatgttGTGACAGCGCTCAATATTCCGGAATGTTCATCCTCACAGCCATAAGTCTGGAAAGATGCCTCTCCGTCCTGTTCCCCTTCTGGTACCAATGCCATCGGCCTCAAAACTTGTCCGTTATCATCTGTGTTTCGGTTTGGCTCATTGGATGTTCAGAGGGCCTCATAGAAAACTTAGTGTGCACAGAAGAAGCTTTCATCTCACCGACTACGGAGTGTACAGTGGTTCAGATCATTGTTTTGGGCTTATCCGTCGCTATCTGCTTACCAATCATGGTTATTTCAAGTTTCACCTTGCTAATTAAAATAAGGAGGAACTTTAGCGAGCAGTACCCACAAAAGCTCTACATTATCATCATTGCTGCAgtgtttatatttattatttctgtCATCCCGATCAATTTTGTCTGGTTTTTAATGTATTTCCAACTACTGGGATCTGATATGGCATCCGTTGGATTTTACTTTGCATGTATATTCTGTCTGATGTTAAACTGCACTATTAACCCCTACATTTACTTCATTGTTGGCAAAAAATGGAAGCGGAAGAGCAGTCACTCTATCCAACATTGCCTCGAACGAGCCTTCAGAACAGAGGATGATGACTCAAAGAGCAACAAAATAAGCAACATATCCAGTCGAATCAATCTGGGTAGTACAATATCA encodes:
- the LOC136579049 gene encoding mas-related G-protein coupled receptor member D-like isoform X1 gives rise to the protein MQFVCCFQEYTTIQKMNNSTLTLNATDQDYSYSDYPENASQHFTIAAAIATVICLFGLAGNLIVFWYLSFKIKRNKYTVYIINLSVADSIFLLFTIPVLIIYINTLTGTNPLFEGKKSFLIFLEICCDSAQYSGMFILTAISLERCLSVLFPFWYQCHRPQNLSVIICVSVWLIGCSEGLIENLVCTEEAFISPTTECTVVQIIVLGLSVAICLPIMVISSFTLLIKIRRNFSEQYPQKLYIIIIAAVFIFIISVIPINFVWFLMYFQLLGSDMASVGFYFACIFCLMLNCTINPYIYFIVGKKWKRKSSHSIQHCLERAFRTEDDDSKSNKISNISSRINLGSTISF
- the LOC136579049 gene encoding mas-related G-protein coupled receptor member D-like isoform X2, coding for MNNSTLTLNATDQDYSYSDYPENASQHFTIAAAIATVICLFGLAGNLIVFWYLSFKIKRNKYTVYIINLSVADSIFLLFTIPVLIIYINTLTGTNPLFEGKKSFLIFLEICCDSAQYSGMFILTAISLERCLSVLFPFWYQCHRPQNLSVIICVSVWLIGCSEGLIENLVCTEEAFISPTTECTVVQIIVLGLSVAICLPIMVISSFTLLIKIRRNFSEQYPQKLYIIIIAAVFIFIISVIPINFVWFLMYFQLLGSDMASVGFYFACIFCLMLNCTINPYIYFIVGKKWKRKSSHSIQHCLERAFRTEDDDSKSNKISNISSRINLGSTISF